A genomic segment from Limosilactobacillus sp. encodes:
- the rsmB gene encoding 16S rRNA (cytosine(967)-C(5))-methyltransferase RsmB: MKKTKQPELSSARGVALTALDRVFQNGAYSNLQLNQLFSKTQLKDSDRRLATNIVYGVLQHQLTLKYWLAPFVHRKLDSWVETLLLMSIYQYHYLDRVPDWAVTNESIELAKQWGNPGIRKFVTGVLHAILRQGLAGFDQIKDPVERLSIESSVPQWLVAKLSEQYGPEQTKAILAAINQPAHVSIRVNPAVSDLASVERALDQSGIEYRPSVVAPDALVITKGEVVDTALFATGAITIQDESAMLAVDSMNVQPADRVLDACAAPGGKTVQIAARLQSGQVDALDIHQHKTRLIEKNARRLHLADRVVTHTLDARKVGDEFADESFDKILVDAPCSGIGLLRRKPEIRYTKQPGDSEQLHKIQGAILAAVAPKVKKGGIITYSTCTILDQENEGTVRQFLATHPNFELVRTQTTRGVKDDRASATLTILPSDFSSDGFFISSLRRKY; encoded by the coding sequence GTGAAGAAGACTAAGCAACCAGAATTAAGCTCGGCCCGGGGTGTGGCCCTGACGGCGCTGGACCGCGTTTTCCAAAACGGGGCCTACTCAAACCTCCAGCTGAACCAGCTCTTTTCCAAAACGCAGTTGAAGGACAGCGACCGGCGACTGGCCACCAACATTGTCTACGGGGTGCTCCAACACCAGCTGACCCTGAAGTACTGGTTGGCCCCCTTCGTGCACCGCAAGCTGGATTCCTGGGTCGAAACGCTGCTGTTGATGTCGATCTATCAGTATCACTACCTGGATCGGGTGCCGGATTGGGCGGTGACCAACGAAAGCATTGAGCTGGCCAAGCAGTGGGGCAATCCCGGGATTCGCAAGTTCGTCACCGGGGTGCTCCACGCCATCCTGCGCCAGGGCTTGGCCGGTTTTGATCAAATCAAGGACCCGGTTGAGCGCCTGTCGATCGAAAGCAGTGTCCCCCAGTGGCTGGTGGCCAAGCTCAGTGAGCAGTACGGCCCCGAACAAACCAAAGCCATTCTCGCTGCCATTAACCAGCCGGCCCACGTTTCGATCCGGGTCAACCCGGCGGTCAGTGACCTCGCCAGCGTTGAACGGGCCCTGGATCAGTCCGGAATCGAATACCGACCGAGCGTGGTGGCCCCAGACGCCCTGGTAATCACCAAAGGAGAGGTCGTCGATACCGCACTCTTTGCCACCGGGGCGATCACCATTCAGGACGAGAGCGCGATGCTGGCCGTGGACAGCATGAACGTCCAACCTGCCGATCGGGTCCTCGATGCCTGCGCGGCGCCCGGGGGAAAGACGGTCCAGATCGCGGCCCGTTTGCAGTCGGGCCAGGTGGACGCGTTGGACATTCACCAGCACAAGACGCGCCTGATTGAGAAAAACGCCCGGCGCCTGCACCTGGCGGACCGGGTGGTGACCCACACCCTTGATGCCCGCAAGGTGGGGGATGAATTTGCCGACGAAAGTTTTGATAAGATCCTGGTCGATGCGCCCTGCAGCGGAATTGGCCTCCTGCGGCGCAAACCGGAAATTCGCTACACCAAGCAACCCGGTGACAGCGAGCAGCTGCACAAAATTCAAGGGGCAATTTTGGCGGCAGTGGCCCCAAAGGTCAAAAAAGGCGGTATAATAACGTACAGCACGTGTACGATTCTGGATCAGGAAAATGAGGGCACGGTTCGCCAGTTCTTGGCAACCCACCCGAATTTTGAACTAGTTAGGACCCAGACGACGCGGGGCGTTAAAGATGATCGAGCGTCAGCGACCCTCACGATTTTGCCATCCGATTTTTCTTCCGATGGCTTCTTCATTAGCAGTCTCCGGCGAAAATACTAG
- the fmt gene encoding methionyl-tRNA formyltransferase: MSTSIVFMGTPDFAVPILQSLIDAPEYDVQAVLTQPDHRIGRKHVLHASPVKQLAVKYDIPVLQPAKLNKSPEMERIIELQPDLMITAAYGQFLPTKLLDAAKIAAINVHGSLLPKYRGGAPIQYSIINGDAETGVSIMYMVKKMDAGDVIAQRAIPIEKDDDAGTMFQKLSILGRDLLLETLPKLIAGDVHPVAQDPDKVVFSPNISSEQERIDYRMTAQQIDDKVRGLRPAPLGNMILDGLRTKIYDVTPLDETTDLPAGQVVRATKHQLVLAAGQGTTYQINKLKPAGKQAMDITAYLNGHQGLQKGVQAVSEED; the protein is encoded by the coding sequence ATGTCAACTTCAATTGTCTTCATGGGAACCCCGGACTTTGCGGTGCCGATTCTGCAAAGCCTGATTGATGCGCCGGAATACGATGTCCAGGCGGTCCTGACTCAGCCGGATCACCGGATTGGCCGCAAGCACGTCCTCCACGCTTCACCGGTCAAGCAGCTGGCCGTCAAGTACGACATTCCAGTGCTCCAGCCAGCTAAATTGAACAAGAGTCCCGAAATGGAACGGATCATCGAGCTCCAGCCGGACCTAATGATCACGGCGGCCTATGGGCAGTTCCTGCCGACCAAGCTGCTGGACGCGGCCAAGATTGCGGCGATCAACGTTCACGGTTCACTCTTGCCAAAGTACCGGGGCGGGGCACCGATTCAGTATTCAATCATCAACGGGGACGCCGAAACCGGGGTCTCGATCATGTACATGGTCAAGAAGATGGATGCCGGCGACGTGATTGCACAGCGGGCCATCCCGATCGAAAAGGACGATGATGCCGGGACAATGTTTCAAAAGCTGAGCATCCTCGGCCGGGATCTCCTGTTAGAGACCCTGCCGAAGCTGATTGCCGGCGACGTTCACCCGGTCGCCCAGGATCCGGACAAGGTGGTCTTCTCGCCGAACATTTCCAGCGAGCAGGAACGGATCGACTACCGGATGACGGCCCAGCAGATTGATGATAAGGTCCGGGGCTTGCGGCCGGCGCCCCTGGGCAACATGATTCTCGACGGCCTGCGGACCAAGATCTATGACGTTACCCCGCTGGATGAGACCACCGACCTGCCAGCCGGCCAGGTCGTGCGGGCAACGAAGCACCAACTGGTCTTAGCGGCTGGCCAGGGGACCACCTACCAAATCAATAAGCTCAAGCCAGCCGGCAAGCAGGCAATGGACATCACCGCCTACCTAAACGGTCACCAGGGTTTGCAGAAGGGAGTTCAAGCAGTCAGTGAAGAAGACTAA
- the priA gene encoding primosomal protein N', translating into MAELAQVVVDVPTMQTNQPYTYEVPPQLAHQLQVGMRVAVPFGNGHRQVQGFVVGFTDHADYQGELKPIGAVMDVQPVVNTELLKLSSWLADTTYSFWISCLYTMLPNMLKSKAERVVRLVDEVDEQTLFDLFDGKDECDLSQFQDDPTKMSQLLKLKREKRVVIDYRLTNRARAKTVTGITPLLTFEQLEDARTSLHPNAHAQSRLLSYLQSIVGKKVKQTTAEHVAQLKAGTFNQGAKKGWLKKVPIEVYRNPYEQPVDDDHLEAPLHLNRDQQAAVGRINQAVEDQSAQTFLLQGVTGSGKTEVYLQTIAKALAAGRTALMLVPEISLTPQIVNRVRRRFGSQVAVLHSGLSNGEQYDEWRRIERGQAKVVVGARSAVFAPLQNLGIIIMDEEHETSYKQDDAPRYHAREVAKWRSRYHQAPLILGSATPSLESRARALKGVYQLLRLPHRVNQQPLPPIKVVDMRPEIKRQGESNFSLPLLQALDLRLQRHEQSILMLNRRGFSSFMMCRDCGTVLKCPNCDISLTLHMDTRTMKCHYCGHEEPIPQVCPNCHSRHIRYYGTGTEKVEQELNRLLPQARIIRMDVDTTRRKGMHEKLLRQFGQQQADILLGTQMIAKGLDFPNVTLVGVLNADTGLGLPDFRASEHTFDLLSQVSGRAGRANKQGQVIIQTFNPDHYAIEDAQAHDYERFFRQEMNLRHQAGYPPYYYTVRLMASHPEEAAAARAMAHIRQELAAKLAPSTIVLGPTPRAIARMKRRYYYQIVIKYKKDPHLHSALQQILQETQAKGFKDVQVSIDPDPQYFM; encoded by the coding sequence ATGGCGGAACTAGCACAGGTGGTCGTTGACGTGCCGACGATGCAGACCAACCAGCCCTACACGTATGAGGTTCCGCCACAGCTTGCCCACCAGCTCCAGGTTGGCATGCGGGTGGCCGTGCCCTTTGGCAATGGTCATCGCCAGGTCCAGGGCTTCGTGGTTGGCTTCACGGATCATGCGGACTATCAGGGAGAGCTGAAGCCGATCGGTGCCGTGATGGACGTTCAACCGGTCGTCAACACGGAGCTGCTCAAGCTCAGCTCCTGGCTGGCAGATACGACCTACTCCTTTTGGATCTCCTGTCTCTACACGATGCTGCCAAACATGCTGAAGTCCAAGGCCGAACGGGTTGTCCGCCTCGTTGATGAGGTCGACGAACAGACCCTGTTTGACCTCTTCGACGGCAAGGACGAGTGTGACCTGAGCCAGTTCCAGGATGATCCGACCAAGATGAGCCAGCTGCTGAAACTTAAGCGGGAAAAGCGGGTCGTGATCGACTATCGGCTGACCAATCGGGCCCGGGCCAAAACGGTGACCGGGATTACGCCGCTATTGACATTTGAACAGCTCGAGGACGCCCGGACTTCACTGCACCCCAACGCCCATGCCCAGAGCCGCCTGCTCTCCTACCTGCAGAGCATTGTGGGCAAGAAGGTTAAGCAGACGACGGCCGAGCACGTTGCCCAGCTAAAAGCGGGGACCTTTAACCAGGGAGCCAAGAAAGGCTGGCTGAAGAAGGTGCCAATTGAGGTTTACCGCAATCCCTATGAGCAACCCGTGGACGACGACCACCTGGAGGCTCCCCTGCACTTAAACCGTGATCAGCAAGCGGCCGTTGGGCGAATCAACCAGGCAGTTGAAGATCAAAGTGCCCAGACCTTCCTCCTGCAGGGCGTGACCGGCAGTGGAAAGACGGAGGTCTACCTCCAAACGATTGCCAAGGCACTGGCGGCGGGGCGGACCGCCCTAATGCTGGTACCGGAAATTTCGCTGACGCCGCAGATCGTCAACCGTGTTCGGCGCCGATTTGGCTCCCAGGTGGCGGTCCTCCACAGTGGCCTGTCCAACGGTGAGCAGTACGACGAGTGGCGCCGGATTGAGCGTGGCCAGGCCAAAGTTGTGGTCGGTGCCCGCTCGGCCGTCTTTGCTCCGCTGCAAAACCTCGGGATCATTATCATGGATGAGGAGCACGAGACCAGCTACAAGCAGGATGACGCGCCACGCTACCATGCCCGTGAGGTCGCCAAGTGGCGGTCGCGCTACCATCAGGCCCCGCTGATCCTCGGGTCGGCCACGCCCAGCCTGGAGAGCCGGGCGCGGGCGCTCAAGGGCGTTTACCAGCTCCTCCGGCTGCCCCACCGGGTTAACCAGCAGCCCTTACCGCCGATCAAGGTGGTCGACATGCGGCCGGAAATCAAGCGGCAAGGGGAGAGCAACTTCTCACTGCCGCTTTTGCAGGCCCTGGATTTGCGGCTGCAGAGGCATGAACAAAGCATCTTGATGCTCAACCGGCGGGGATTTTCGTCCTTCATGATGTGTCGCGATTGCGGAACCGTCTTAAAGTGTCCTAACTGTGACATCTCGCTGACCCTCCACATGGACACCAGGACGATGAAGTGTCACTACTGTGGTCACGAGGAGCCGATCCCCCAGGTTTGTCCCAACTGCCATAGTCGGCACATCCGCTACTACGGGACGGGGACGGAGAAGGTCGAGCAGGAATTGAACCGCCTGCTGCCCCAGGCCCGGATTATTCGGATGGACGTCGACACGACCCGGCGCAAGGGGATGCACGAAAAGCTGCTGCGTCAATTTGGCCAGCAGCAGGCCGACATTCTCCTCGGAACCCAGATGATTGCCAAGGGACTGGACTTTCCTAACGTCACGCTGGTGGGGGTGTTAAACGCCGACACCGGACTGGGATTGCCCGACTTTCGGGCCAGCGAGCACACCTTTGACCTGCTGAGCCAGGTCAGTGGCCGGGCCGGCCGGGCCAACAAGCAGGGCCAGGTGATTATCCAGACCTTTAACCCCGATCACTATGCGATCGAGGATGCCCAGGCCCACGACTACGAGCGCTTTTTCCGTCAGGAGATGAACCTCCGCCACCAGGCCGGCTATCCGCCTTACTACTACACGGTGCGCCTGATGGCTAGCCACCCTGAAGAGGCCGCCGCGGCCCGGGCGATGGCGCACATTCGCCAGGAATTAGCCGCCAAGCTGGCACCGTCGACGATCGTCCTGGGACCGACGCCCCGGGCAATTGCCCGCATGAAACGGCGCTACTATTACCAGATTGTCATTAAATATAAGAAGGATCCCCACCTGCACTCGGCCCTCCAACAAATTCTTCAGGAAACCCAGGCAAAGGGATTCAAAGACGTCCAGGTCAGTATCGACCCGGACCCCCAGTACTTCATGTAA
- the coaBC gene encoding bifunctional phosphopantothenoylcysteine decarboxylase/phosphopantothenate--cysteine ligase CoaBC, which produces MAKVTVYISGSIAAYKGIEVVRGLQKRGHTVRVVMTKGATQLIGPATLAALTKYPVLTDLWQDQTRPIPHIELADWTQLAVVVPASADLLAKMANGLADDAASTTLLATSAPKMVVPAMNSHMWQAPAIQRNLRQLKGDGVTIIEPVTGRLAEGYAGKGRLPEPAAIVDAIQDRLNQDQLLAGKRLVVTAGGTREPLDPVRYIGNRSSGKMGVAIARAAATAGAQVTLIAGQVSVDLPAAANITIVPALTTSDMLKAVQEAFPIADALIMAAAVADYRPLRVAEQKVKKTPGHQDWTLELTETVDILKTVAQTKRPDQVVVGFAAETQDLLANAQHKLAKKGADMIVANSVAGEDSAFGSDQDQVTILRVGEAPLAWPRLTKETVAQRLIKLIAERMK; this is translated from the coding sequence ATGGCAAAGGTTACGGTATACATTTCAGGAAGCATTGCTGCCTACAAGGGAATTGAGGTCGTGCGGGGCCTGCAGAAGCGGGGGCACACGGTCCGGGTTGTGATGACCAAGGGAGCCACCCAGCTGATCGGTCCGGCCACCCTGGCTGCTTTGACCAAGTACCCGGTGCTGACCGATCTTTGGCAAGATCAGACGCGGCCGATTCCCCACATCGAGCTTGCGGATTGGACACAATTAGCCGTGGTGGTGCCGGCCTCTGCCGACCTGCTGGCCAAGATGGCTAACGGCCTGGCCGACGATGCCGCCTCGACGACCCTGCTGGCTACCAGCGCCCCGAAGATGGTGGTACCGGCGATGAACAGCCACATGTGGCAGGCGCCGGCCATCCAGCGGAACCTGCGCCAGCTGAAGGGCGACGGTGTGACGATCATTGAGCCGGTCACCGGTCGCCTAGCCGAGGGTTACGCTGGAAAGGGCCGTCTGCCAGAACCGGCGGCAATTGTCGACGCAATTCAGGACCGCCTGAATCAGGACCAATTATTGGCTGGCAAGCGCCTGGTGGTTACCGCCGGGGGCACCCGAGAACCGTTGGATCCGGTGCGCTACATCGGCAACCGGTCCAGCGGCAAGATGGGCGTGGCAATTGCCCGCGCCGCCGCAACGGCCGGTGCTCAGGTGACTTTGATTGCCGGACAGGTCAGCGTTGACTTGCCGGCGGCGGCCAACATTACGATTGTTCCTGCGCTCACGACGAGTGACATGCTAAAGGCGGTCCAGGAGGCCTTCCCGATCGCCGATGCTCTGATAATGGCGGCGGCGGTGGCCGACTACCGGCCGCTAAGGGTCGCCGAACAAAAGGTGAAGAAGACGCCCGGCCACCAGGACTGGACCCTCGAGTTGACGGAGACGGTCGATATCTTAAAGACCGTGGCCCAAACCAAGCGGCCGGACCAGGTGGTAGTCGGCTTTGCGGCCGAGACGCAGGATTTGCTGGCCAACGCGCAACACAAGCTGGCCAAGAAGGGAGCCGACATGATCGTTGCCAACAGCGTGGCCGGCGAGGACAGTGCCTTTGGCAGCGACCAGGATCAGGTTACTATTCTACGTGTTGGCGAGGCGCCGCTGGCCTGGCCGCGGCTGACCAAGGAAACGGTGGCCCAGCGATTGATTAAATTAATTGCGGAAAGGATGAAGTGA
- the rpoZ gene encoding DNA-directed RNA polymerase subunit omega: MILYPSVDELLKRIDSRYSLVMLASKRAHELDTGSAPLLDHYESSKSVGKALEEILAGKVTIDPDETEDLQD; this comes from the coding sequence ATGATTCTTTATCCATCAGTTGACGAATTATTGAAGCGGATCGACTCTCGTTACTCGCTGGTGATGCTGGCAAGCAAGCGGGCACACGAACTGGACACCGGTTCCGCCCCGCTGCTTGATCATTACGAATCCAGCAAGTCCGTTGGGAAGGCCCTGGAAGAAATCCTGGCCGGCAAGGTCACGATTGATCCGGACGAGACGGAAGACTTGCAAGATTAA
- the gmk gene encoding guanylate kinase, translated as MANRGMLIVLSGPSGVGKGTVRKAIFDSKDNDFQYSVSMTTRKPRPGEVNGVDYYFVTKEQFEHEIQTGGMLEYAKYVDNYYGTPLKYVNETLDSGKDVFLEIEVNGAMQVRSKVPDGVFIFLTPPDLDELKHRLINRGTDSMDVINKRIHKAFGEIQMMQNYDYAVVNDEVPRAVEKIKDIIRTERLRVTRVMPRYLEMLGDSRK; from the coding sequence ATGGCAAATCGTGGTATGTTAATTGTCCTTTCGGGACCGTCCGGCGTTGGTAAGGGGACCGTCCGTAAGGCAATTTTTGATTCAAAAGACAATGACTTTCAGTACTCGGTATCGATGACGACGCGGAAGCCGCGCCCGGGTGAAGTGAACGGGGTCGACTACTACTTCGTTACTAAGGAACAGTTCGAACACGAGATTCAAACCGGTGGGATGTTGGAATACGCCAAGTATGTTGACAACTATTATGGTACCCCATTAAAATATGTTAATGAGACGTTGGATTCCGGGAAGGACGTCTTCCTGGAGATTGAAGTCAACGGTGCCATGCAGGTTCGTTCCAAGGTTCCGGACGGGGTCTTTATCTTCCTGACGCCACCCGACCTGGACGAATTGAAGCACCGGCTGATCAACCGGGGAACCGACAGCATGGACGTCATCAACAAGCGGATCCACAAGGCCTTTGGCGAGATCCAGATGATGCAGAATTACGACTATGCGGTTGTAAACGACGAGGTTCCGCGGGCGGTTGAAAAAATCAAGGACATTATCCGGACGGAACGGCTGCGGGTTACCCGGGTAATGCCACGGTATCTTGAAATGTTAGGAGACTCAAGAAAATGA
- the recN gene encoding DNA repair protein RecN, whose protein sequence is MLQELTIDNLAIIKHLTLEFADQMTVLTGETGAGKSIIIDAVGLLAGGRGSQEYIRRGEDKLNVQGQFAIPNDPSFDRLLDELGIDHEDGTLIISREIHRNGRNTIRVNGELINTTMLRRIGAHLVDIQGQNEHQRLMQPETHLGMLDQFAAEAVTPLLEKYQAHYQDYVKLKAAVNKKQANEQQWAQRLDMLRYQVKEIEAANLKPNEEDELTSERDRLEHFQQINNALQQAVATFNEGEAPVLDQIATVMDAINGIADFDDAYDQLSKSLNDAYYALQDVANEAGSQLDLLEFDDGRLAEIDQRLTTIGDLEHKYGDTVKDVLAYYAKIKRELDSMETAADDNSDLEARLKASAASLKQLGKQLSQVRQHAAHELAKRVHQQLQELYMSKADFEVHFANHPADQFTPTGIDEVEFYIRTNPGENMGPLAKIASGGELSRIMLALKTIFAQNEGVTSIIFDEVDTGVSGRVAQAIADKIKVIAAHSQVLCITHLPQVAAVAQHHFLIKKGVHDNRTTTKVTILSETQRVDELARMLSGEKVTQLTREHAQELLEMAHPHQN, encoded by the coding sequence GTGCTTCAGGAATTAACAATTGATAATTTAGCAATCATCAAGCACCTGACCCTGGAGTTTGCCGACCAAATGACGGTCCTTACCGGGGAAACCGGGGCCGGGAAGTCGATCATTATCGATGCGGTCGGGCTCCTCGCCGGTGGCCGGGGCTCGCAAGAATACATCCGGCGGGGCGAAGATAAGCTCAACGTCCAGGGCCAGTTTGCCATTCCAAATGACCCGAGCTTCGACCGGCTCCTCGACGAGCTGGGGATTGATCATGAGGACGGCACCCTGATCATTTCCCGGGAGATTCACCGCAACGGACGAAACACGATCCGGGTCAACGGTGAATTGATCAATACCACCATGCTGCGTAGGATTGGCGCCCACCTGGTTGATATTCAGGGGCAAAATGAGCACCAGCGGCTGATGCAGCCGGAAACGCACCTGGGGATGCTGGACCAGTTTGCTGCGGAAGCGGTGACGCCCCTTCTGGAGAAATACCAGGCCCACTACCAGGACTACGTTAAGCTCAAGGCGGCCGTCAACAAGAAGCAGGCCAACGAGCAGCAGTGGGCGCAGCGCCTCGACATGCTGCGCTACCAGGTCAAGGAAATTGAGGCGGCCAACCTGAAGCCAAACGAGGAGGACGAGCTGACCAGCGAGCGCGATCGGCTGGAGCACTTCCAGCAGATCAACAACGCGCTCCAACAGGCGGTTGCTACCTTCAACGAGGGGGAGGCCCCGGTGCTGGACCAGATCGCAACGGTCATGGACGCCATCAACGGCATCGCTGACTTTGATGATGCCTACGACCAGCTCAGCAAGTCACTCAACGACGCCTACTATGCCCTCCAGGACGTGGCTAACGAGGCCGGCTCCCAGCTCGACCTTTTGGAGTTTGACGATGGCCGCTTAGCCGAGATCGACCAGCGCTTGACGACGATTGGCGATCTGGAGCATAAGTATGGTGACACGGTGAAGGATGTTTTGGCTTACTATGCCAAGATTAAGCGCGAACTGGACTCGATGGAGACGGCCGCGGATGACAACTCCGACCTTGAGGCCCGGCTGAAGGCCTCGGCTGCTTCGCTTAAGCAGCTCGGCAAACAGCTGAGTCAGGTGCGGCAGCACGCGGCCCACGAGCTGGCCAAACGGGTTCACCAGCAGCTTCAGGAACTGTACATGTCCAAGGCGGATTTTGAGGTCCACTTTGCCAACCACCCGGCCGATCAATTTACGCCGACCGGGATTGACGAGGTGGAATTCTACATCCGCACCAACCCGGGTGAAAACATGGGGCCGCTGGCTAAGATTGCCTCCGGCGGGGAACTCTCGCGGATCATGCTGGCCCTCAAGACGATCTTTGCCCAAAATGAGGGCGTAACCAGCATTATCTTCGACGAGGTTGACACCGGGGTCAGTGGCCGGGTGGCCCAGGCAATTGCCGACAAGATCAAGGTGATTGCCGCCCACTCCCAGGTGCTGTGTATCACCCACCTGCCGCAGGTGGCGGCGGTGGCCCAGCACCACTTCTTGATCAAGAAGGGCGTCCACGACAACCGGACAACTACTAAGGTAACCATCCTGAGTGAAACACAGCGGGTTGATGAACTGGCCCGGATGCTCTCGGGTGAAAAGGTCACCCAATTGACCCGGGAACACGCCCAGGAATTGTTGGAAATGGCCCATCCGCACCAGAACTAA
- a CDS encoding arginine repressor, with protein sequence MKKAERQQKIKEIITSESIERQEDLVKRLNEMGLRVTQATISRDIKEMQLVKIPAEDGGYRYDLPTYHRQSDEMQLMDVLQDSLEQLKVSDRFIAMTVHPGNGPVVAVLLRRVNYPTIFTTIGDDASVLIVCVSAEAAKELCQQLKELANQ encoded by the coding sequence ATGAAAAAGGCTGAGCGTCAGCAAAAAATCAAGGAGATCATCACCAGCGAAAGCATTGAGCGACAGGAAGACCTGGTTAAGCGCCTGAATGAAATGGGCCTGCGGGTAACGCAGGCGACAATTTCCCGTGACATTAAGGAAATGCAGCTGGTGAAAATCCCCGCCGAGGATGGCGGCTACCGGTATGACCTGCCGACCTATCATCGGCAGAGCGATGAGATGCAGCTGATGGATGTCCTCCAGGATAGCCTGGAGCAATTGAAGGTCAGCGATCGTTTCATTGCCATGACGGTCCATCCGGGGAATGGCCCCGTGGTGGCGGTCTTATTGCGGCGGGTCAACTACCCGACGATCTTCACGACGATTGGTGATGACGCCAGCGTTCTGATTGTCTGCGTTTCCGCGGAGGCTGCCAAGGAACTCTGTCAGCAACTGAAGGAATTGGCTAATCAATAA
- a CDS encoding TlyA family RNA methyltransferase has product MEKERVDVLLVRQGLFDSREQAKRSVMAGEILGKNNERLDKPGQKIPVTTTLHMKGHKMPYVSRGGLKLAKALKVFNISVKDKTVLDIGSSTGGFTDVMLQNGAKLSYALDVGTNQLVWQLREDPRVVVMEQTNFRYSKLEDFTHGQPEFASIDVSFISLRLILPPLAQILPVGGEVVALIKPQFEAGKEHVGKHGIVRDHSVHRAVLEEVLHFANEDHFDVLDLDYSPIKGGQGNIEFLVHLKLADRPGKTAANVDIDQVLAAADADLNQ; this is encoded by the coding sequence ATGGAAAAAGAACGAGTAGACGTTTTATTAGTAAGACAGGGATTATTTGATTCCCGTGAACAGGCGAAGCGGTCGGTGATGGCCGGCGAAATCCTGGGCAAGAACAACGAACGGCTTGATAAGCCCGGCCAAAAGATTCCGGTAACCACCACCCTCCACATGAAGGGGCACAAGATGCCCTATGTCAGTCGCGGGGGCTTGAAGTTGGCCAAGGCTTTAAAAGTGTTTAACATCAGTGTTAAGGACAAGACGGTCTTAGACATTGGCTCTTCGACCGGTGGCTTTACCGACGTGATGCTGCAAAACGGGGCCAAGCTGAGCTATGCCCTGGACGTGGGGACCAACCAGCTGGTTTGGCAGCTGCGCGAAGACCCGCGGGTGGTGGTCATGGAGCAAACCAACTTCCGTTACAGTAAATTAGAAGACTTCACCCACGGTCAGCCCGAGTTTGCCTCGATCGACGTTTCCTTCATCTCACTGCGGCTGATCCTGCCGCCACTGGCCCAGATTCTGCCGGTGGGTGGCGAGGTCGTAGCCCTGATTAAGCCCCAGTTCGAGGCGGGCAAGGAGCACGTCGGCAAGCACGGGATTGTTCGTGACCATAGCGTTCACCGGGCGGTCCTGGAGGAAGTTCTCCACTTTGCCAACGAGGATCATTTCGATGTCTTGGACCTGGACTACTCGCCAATCAAGGGCGGTCAGGGGAACATCGAATTTTTGGTTCACCTTAAGCTCGCGGATCGACCGGGGAAAACGGCTGCGAACGTTGATATTGACCAGGTCCTGGCCGCAGCGGATGCCGATTTAAATCAATAG
- a CDS encoding polyprenyl synthetase family protein, with the protein MVASLAELKKQIDDYLAAHLKADVDQQTLYESMNYSLMAGGKRLRPALTLATVQMLGGEVDADVMHAATALELLHTYSLIHDDLPAMDNDDLRRGKPTNHCKFGAGMATLAGDGLLTLAFQWVSDNHLSPAVRAELTLALAQAAGPAGMVAGQARDIEGEHQSLNLDQLRYLHRQKTGALLRYAVLAGGIITEQSRPVKAALADFGAQFGLAFQIYDDLMDVLGTTEQMGKHVHKDAGEHKNTYPGLLGVGGAKQQLQLALDQARQAQQSLSELTGKSFAGYDQFLAYFKL; encoded by the coding sequence ATGGTTGCTTCGCTTGCTGAATTGAAGAAACAGATTGATGATTACCTCGCCGCGCACCTAAAGGCCGACGTTGATCAGCAGACGCTCTACGAATCGATGAACTATTCGCTAATGGCGGGTGGCAAACGGCTGCGGCCGGCCCTGACCCTGGCAACCGTTCAGATGCTGGGTGGCGAAGTGGACGCGGACGTCATGCACGCCGCCACCGCCCTGGAGCTGCTGCACACCTATTCGCTGATCCACGATGATCTGCCGGCGATGGACAACGACGACCTGCGCCGGGGGAAGCCAACTAACCACTGCAAGTTCGGTGCTGGCATGGCGACCCTGGCCGGCGACGGCCTGTTGACCCTGGCCTTTCAATGGGTGAGTGATAATCACTTATCACCCGCCGTGCGGGCCGAATTAACCCTGGCCCTTGCCCAGGCGGCTGGTCCCGCTGGGATGGTGGCCGGTCAGGCACGGGACATCGAGGGTGAGCACCAAAGCCTAAACCTGGACCAGCTGCGCTACCTGCACCGCCAAAAGACTGGCGCCCTGCTGCGCTACGCCGTTTTGGCCGGGGGAATCATTACGGAGCAATCGCGGCCCGTCAAGGCTGCTCTGGCCGACTTTGGGGCCCAGTTTGGTCTGGCCTTTCAGATCTACGATGATTTGATGGATGTCCTGGGAACCACGGAACAGATGGGCAAGCACGTTCACAAGGATGCCGGCGAGCACAAGAACACCTACCCGGGCTTGCTGGGGGTTGGGGGAGCAAAGCAACAGCTTCAGCTCGCCCTGGATCAGGCCCGGCAGGCACAGCAAAGCCTGAGTGAGCTGACTGGGAAGTCATTTGCCGGGTACGATCAGTTTCTCGCGTATTTTAAGTTGTAA